From Neisseria cinerea:
CCCAATTGCCTGCCTAATGTTTGAAGCAGGATGCGGTCGTCTTCATCAAGAGAAATGCCGTTTGGAAAGCTGAGCAACAGCCTGCCCAATGTTTCGTTCTGGTACTCAATGGGGAAGGTTTCCTCATGGTACTTCCCCAAATCCGAAGCTGCTGTGCCGCAATCCGCATGATGAATGGAAACATAAACATCGGATCCGCCGTCCAAACAGACTCTGCCTGAATCTGCTTCTACGGCGGGCAGGATACGGTTTAGAAAATGTTCTGCAGCCTGTTGCGGTATGTAGGATTGGTGCAGGTCCCGCGTAGTTTGGTACAGCAGGGTCAGGTTTTGATTTTGTTTTTCGAGGCTGCGTGTCTGCTCGGCGACTTGTCCTTCCAAATCATCATATAAAATTTTCAACTTGCCGCCCATTTGATTGAAACAACGCCCGACCTGTTTGAATTCCGGCGTACCGCCTTCGGGAACGGGAATATCGAAACACCTACGTCCGATGCGTTCCGCACCTTCCCTTAATGCCTGCAGCGGCCGAATAACCCAAATCTGGTGCCAAAACAGCATCAGCACAGACGACACCAGCGTCATCAACATAATTGCCCATTGAAAACGCCTGAGCCACCATGTGTTTTTTTCATTGGCATTTTCCAATGCCTGCAAAAACAATTCGATGTTTCCGGCAAAGCGGTAGAGATCGACCTGAGTCGGACGCCGGTAGGACTGAAGCGGGGGGAGGATGTGTGCCTGCCAATCTATAATCAGCATGGATTGTATCAAATCATAAGCAAGAGGGGTGTCCGAAGGAATCAGCGGATGGATTGCATCGCTTTGCGAAATACGCTTCAGGCTTTTTTCAAATTCGGCAACCTGATTGTCTATTTGGGAGCGGGGAGATCCTTCGCCGGCCATGTAGGCCAGACGGTATGCCTGCATCCTCAAGTTTCCGGCTTCTTCAATGACTGAGGCGGCATTTTCCAGGCGTAAAGAGAGCATCAACGTTAACACGACGGACAATGCCGCCAATCCGACCCATAAACCGGTCAGAAGTTTCAGGCGTAGGGAAAGGCTGATGCCGTCTGAAAATCGGGATGACAGTATCATGCTTTGAGAAAATTATTTTAAAATAATGTCAACAATATCATTCTTTCGGATTAGAGACAACTGCTCAGAAAGAATTGGTTAAGAAAAACTTAATCGTCATCGCTTCCAGTGTTAAATCAGGTTATGATAAAATTCAAATAATATGAATTTATTAAATGTCTATATCAGACTTATTCTAAAAATATTGGGAACAACAAGCTGTAATCATGAAAACCTTCAATTTTTCCAAAAGGACGCCCTTGGTAAAAACTTTTGCACTGATATTGGCAGGCGGTCAGGCAAGCCGCATGGGGGGAGAAGACAAAGGGCTCGTACTTTTGGATGGCAAAGCGTTGATTGACCATGTCATCGACAAAATCAGGCCCCAGGTCAGCCATATTGCTATCAGTACCAACCGGAATTTGGAAGAATATGCTCGAAGAAGCCCGCATATTTTTCCGGACGCACGGCAGTGGCAACATTTCGGCCCACTTTCGGCTTTGTGTACTGCCGCGAACGATTTACAGCTGGCAACGGCCGACTGGCTTCTGGTTGTGCCGTGCGACATGCCGTATCTTCCGGATGATTTGGTGGCAAGGTTTGAAACCGTATCAAAGCGTACGCCGTTATGTAATGCATTTTATGTGGAAACACCGGTAACCATGCACTACAACATCATGTACATCCGCCCGCAGATTCTTCAAAGCGCGATTCCTTATTTATTTTCAGGGATGAAGACGCTTAGAAGCTGGTTGCAGCAACAAAGGGCGCGTTCGGTGAAATTTGAAGTCAACGAGCATTTCATCGATTTGAACACGCATACGGATTTGCATCCTCAGTAAATAATAGTAATTCTTATTTATATTCTTACAAAAACATGAAATAATCGCATAAATCGATTTTATGTGGTTTTGTCATGCGTTACCATTTTCCAATTTCCATCGATATGTACGATTTCTTGTCTGCCGGACGGTTTGATTATCTGGAAATCGGGCAGACTGCGGAAATGATATTGCAAATGTTTCCCGCCCCTGAGTGTGTACCCGAAGGGCTGCTGGTAAAAAAAGGCTGGAACATTTGGCTCTACGGCAACATCGAACTGCATTTCTCCGACGACCGTTTGGTACAGATACGCGCAGACTTCGATTCTGAATTAGGTTTGCAGGGAGGGAGGTGGTTGAGCCTGAATACGTGGTTTTTAAACCGGCAGGAAAAATCTGATTTTCATTCCGTAATCGAGAAGCTGATAGGGCGGGGTATCGACTTTATCAAATTGGATACGCCCACCGGCTTGGTTTTGCGTCTGCAAAGCGGAGTAGAGCTACTGTTTGAAAAATATGGTAAGCAACGCCTGGCCGCATTAAGCAAAGGCAAAACCGTACTACCCGACTGGGTATGTGCCATGGCTTAGGGCAAATAAGAAATCGATGCCGTCTGAAATTCTTTCAGACGGCATTTTGTTTGGGGAAGTGTTACAATTTCAGCCCTTGGAATTGATATAGGAAAATCGGAATATGTTTACCGGCATTGTTCAAGGCTTGGGCAAACTGATAAAAGTCCACCGTCCGTCGTCGGCATTTCACACTTATATTGTCGAGCTTCCGCAAGAGGCGGCAGAAAACCTGCAGCGCGGCGCATCGGTTGCCAATAACGGCTGCTGCCTGACCATTACCGAAATAGAAGGAAACCGCGTCAGCTTTGATTTAATGGCGGAGACATTGGTAAAAACCAATTTGGGACTACTGAAAGAAGGCGATTGCGTCAACATTGAGCGGGCGGCGCGTTTCGGCGACGAAATTGGCGGACACCTTATGAGTGGGCATATCATGACAACCGTGCGTATTGTCGAAATCGAACAGGACGGGTTTAACCGTACGGTTTGGTTCGAGCTCCCGACCGCACTCAGTCCTTATATCCTGACCAAAGGATTTGTCGGTTTGGACGGTTGTAGCCTGACCGTCGGAGAAGTTGGAAAGACGCGTTTTTGCGTACATCTGATTCCGGAAACCTTGGAGCGGACGCTTTTCGGCAACAGGCAAACCGGCGACCAAGTCAATATTGAAATCGATCCGAACACACAGGCAACCGTCGACACGGTCGAACGCCTGATGGCACAAAGATATGCTGAAAAATGAGGCAGGTATGGAATTAAACGAATTTCTTGACAAAGCCTATTCCGTTTTACGGCGTTTGGATGCCGTACTTCCGCCGGAATCCGAACGTACGGATTGGAACGCGTTGGCATTCCGTTGGCAGAGTGCGGGTAAAAAAGGGGTTTTGGAGCACTTGCCCGCCCCTCATGTTTTCCCCTTGGCAAGGCTGGCGGGAGTCGGCCCGCAGACCAATTTGCTGGTACGCAATACCGAACAATTCATTGCCGGCAGACCTGCAAACAACGTATTGATGAGCGGTGCACGAGGAACAGGCAAGTCATCACTCGTCAAAGCATTGCTGCACGAATACGCGGATAAGGGGTTGCGCCTGATCGAGGTCGATAAAAGCGATTTGGTCAGCCTGCCTTACCTGTT
This genomic window contains:
- a CDS encoding histidine kinase, coding for MILSSRFSDGISLSLRLKLLTGLWVGLAALSVVLTLMLSLRLENAASVIEEAGNLRMQAYRLAYMAGEGSPRSQIDNQVAEFEKSLKRISQSDAIHPLIPSDTPLAYDLIQSMLIIDWQAHILPPLQSYRRPTQVDLYRFAGNIELFLQALENANEKNTWWLRRFQWAIMLMTLVSSVLMLFWHQIWVIRPLQALREGAERIGRRCFDIPVPEGGTPEFKQVGRCFNQMGGKLKILYDDLEGQVAEQTRSLEKQNQNLTLLYQTTRDLHQSYIPQQAAEHFLNRILPAVEADSGRVCLDGGSDVYVSIHHADCGTAASDLGKYHEETFPIEYQNETLGRLLLSFPNGISLDEDDRILLQTLGRQLGVSLAGAKQEEEKRLLAVLQERNLIAQGLHDSIAQALTFLNLQVQMLESAFAEGKKEEAAENISFIKTGVQECYEDVRELLLNFRTKISNKEFPEAVADLFARFTQQTGITVETTWENSSFLPPQEEQLQMIFILQESLSNIRKHARATHVKFRLVKQDGSFTMTIQDNGQGFDTENIGEPSGSHVGLHIMQERAKRIRAVLKIYSQPQQGTTVSLTGASEESLK
- the mobA gene encoding molybdenum cofactor guanylyltransferase MobA; its protein translation is MKTFNFSKRTPLVKTFALILAGGQASRMGGEDKGLVLLDGKALIDHVIDKIRPQVSHIAISTNRNLEEYARRSPHIFPDARQWQHFGPLSALCTAANDLQLATADWLLVVPCDMPYLPDDLVARFETVSKRTPLCNAFYVETPVTMHYNIMYIRPQILQSAIPYLFSGMKTLRSWLQQQRARSVKFEVNEHFIDLNTHTDLHPQ
- a CDS encoding riboflavin synthase subunit alpha, coding for MFTGIVQGLGKLIKVHRPSSAFHTYIVELPQEAAENLQRGASVANNGCCLTITEIEGNRVSFDLMAETLVKTNLGLLKEGDCVNIERAARFGDEIGGHLMSGHIMTTVRIVEIEQDGFNRTVWFELPTALSPYILTKGFVGLDGCSLTVGEVGKTRFCVHLIPETLERTLFGNRQTGDQVNIEIDPNTQATVDTVERLMAQRYAEK